DNA sequence from the Coregonus clupeaformis isolate EN_2021a chromosome 30, ASM2061545v1, whole genome shotgun sequence genome:
CAATGACCAAATAATAAATAAAAGAAAATGTATCAGGAAGCAATCTGTTGTGGGTTGTCCTTTAAGCTGCACTATTTGTTTGTCAATAAACAGATAAACAGCCCAACCCACAGAAAGAACATCAACCAACAGCTGCCTTGTGTTTTCTTATAAAACCCACTGCTCCACTACACGGTTCCTCTCTCCTAACAGACATGGGTCCTGCAACGCAGTCAACTAACCCTTTCAGTGGCCGGCGTCCGAGACTCCACTGTCTCCTCTCGGCTAGGTCTGGGTACGGCTGAGACTGTCTCCTCCCGGCTGGGCCTGGGTACGGCTGAGACTGTCTCCTCCCGGCTGGGCCTGGGTACGGCTGAGACTGTCTCCTCCCGGCTGGGCCTGGGTACGGCTGAGACTGTCTCCTCTCGGCTGGGTCTGGGTACAGCTGAGACTGTCTCCTCCCGGCTGGGCCTGGGTACGGCTGAGACTGTCTCCTCCCGGCTGGGTCTGGGTACGGCTGAGACTGTCTCCTCCCGGCTGGATCTGGGTACGGCTGAGACTGTCTCCTCCCGGCTAGGTCTGGGTACGGCTGAGACTGTCTCCTCTCGGCTGGGTCTGGGGACGGCTGAGACTGTCTCCTCCCGGCTAGGTCTGGGTACGGCTGAGACTGTCTCCTCCCGGCTGGGTCTGGGTACGGCTGAGACTGTCTCCTCCCGGCTGGGCCTGGGGACGACTGAGACTGTCTCCTCCCGGCTGGGTCTGGGTACAGCTGAGACTGTCTCCTCCCGGCTGGGCCTGGGTACAGCTGAGACTGTCTCCTCCCGGCTGGGCCTGGGTACAGCTGAGACTGTCTCCTCCCGGCTGGGTCTGGGTACAGCCGAGCCTGTCTCCTCCCGGCTGGGCCTGGGTACAGCTGAGACTGTCTCCTCCCGGCTGGGCCTGGGTACAGCTGAGACTGTCTCCTCCCGGCTGGGTCTGGGTACAGCTGAGACTGTCTCCTCCCGGCTAGGTCTGGGTACAGCTGAGACTGTCTCCTCCCGGCTGGGCCTGGGTACGGCTGAGACTGTCTCCTCCCGGCTGGGCCTGGGTACAGCTGAGACTGTCTCCTCCCGGCTGGGTCTGAGTACAGCTGAGACTGTCTCCTCCCGGCTGGGTCTGGGTACGGCTGAGACTGTCTCCTCCCGGCTGGGTCTGGGTATGGCTGAGACTGTCTCCTCCCGGCTGGGCCTGGGTACGACTGAGACTGTCTCCTCCCGGCTTGGCCTGGGTACGACTGAGCAGAGCACAATGTCTCTCAAATCCCTCCCTTCCACAGTCCCCGCTGCCTCGTCCACTTGATGCTTGTTGGCCCTGGTGTCACCAGTTCCCACCACTGCAGTGGCCGGAGGCTTTGGACACCTGTCCTGTCTGACCTGcctgacctcctctctctctcctctggctgTGGTGGTGCTGGTCCGGCAGGGCACCCTGGAGGTGCTCAGGTCCTGGGGCTCATTCTGCCGGAGGGCCCCTGGCCCCACCGAGGCCCTGGCTGTATGGGAGACCAGGCCCATAGTCAGGCCGGGGAAGTGGTGGTGAGGGGGCCgctgggagggaggaggaggaggatcctCCCCTACAGaggagtgtgtgtggtggtggtggtggtggtggaggcggTGGTGAGGCGTACGCTCTTTTCTCTTGTGGCTGTGGCTCTTTGGGGTAGTGATGCTACTGCTGCTGCCACCTCTGCTGGCCCCGCTGTTAGACCCAACACTGGCCCCACCACTGTCCTCTCCAGTCACCCCGGCAGTAAGGGGACTATACTTGTGCTTCCTCCCTGGACTCTTTGGCAGCTTCTGTCCCTGATCCTTCTGTCCCTGGTCTGTCCTctctgctgctgccaccaccacagcactccctgtccctgtccccgtTCCACCACCACCTGTCCCCAGCTCTGGCGTGGCTATAGCTGGAATGTCTTTCGACTCCTCAACAGTTTCTCTGGTCTTGCGTTTCTTGATGGGCAGAGCGGTCTGCTGCACCGGCTTAGTGGAAGACTCCTTCTGAGCTTTCTTCTTGGCTTCTGCGGCGAGGATAGCGGCCACTGCGTAGGGGGAAGTACTGGAACCCGCCGCCCCAAC
Encoded proteins:
- the LOC121546178 gene encoding nucleolar and coiled-body phosphoprotein 1-like, with protein sequence MAAVESGEERLGEEKSEDANQNQSSNDKDPETHSKPKKVRRERRDVEKERLKSSSTTTMSSPPRPPAQQPCVDQDQPQLAEAEAGPSEPTVTAAGEASGFSESPASPKQRRSIIRDRGPLYDDPSLPQGWTRKLKQRKSGRSAGKFDVYLMNPEGKAFRSKVELITFFQKVGDTATDPNDFDFTVTGRGSPSRREKRPPKKPNVVKPSGRGRGRPKGSGKVLEGVAMKRVVEESPGRLLVKMPFGASKASEAAGQPSASVVVAKMRPGRKRKAETPPQTAPKKRGRKPGFVSAAVGAAGSSTSPYAVAAILAAEAKKKAQKESSTKPVQQTALPIKKRKTRETVEESKDIPAIATPELGTGGGGTGTGTGSAVVVAAAERTDQGQKDQGQKLPKSPGRKHKYSPLTAGVTGEDSGGASVGSNSGASRGGSSSSITTPKSHSHKRKERTPHHRLHHHHHHHTHSSVGEDPPPPPSQRPPHHHFPGLTMGLVSHTARASVGPGALRQNEPQDLSTSRVPCRTSTTTARGEREEVRQVRQDRCPKPPATAVVGTGDTRANKHQVDEAAGTVEGRDLRDIVLCSVVPRPSREETVSVVPRPSREETVSAIPRPSREETVSAVPRPSREETVSAVLRPSREETVSAVPRPSREETVSAVPRPSREETVSAVPRPSREETVSAVPRPSREETVSAVPRPSREETVSAVPRPSREETGSAVPRPSREETVSAVPRPSREETVSAVPRPSREETVSAVPRPSREETVSVVPRPSREETVSAVPRPSREETVSAVPRPSREETVSAVPRPSREETVSAVPRPSREETVSAVPRSSREETVSAVPRPSREETVSAVPRPSREETVSAVPRPSREETVSAVPRPSREETVSAVPRPSREETVSAVPRPSREETVSAVPRPSREETVESRTPATERVS